One Longimicrobiales bacterium DNA window includes the following coding sequences:
- the aroB gene encoding 3-dehydroquinate synthase, translating into MTSVEREAVSRVTVGSSAGEYPVYVGCGGLDGIAGYLATHAEAHRYAIISDHTVAPLYGQRVMSACMSAGYDAAIYTFPAGEESKTRNSWSILTDELLGDGHGRDTVVIAVGGGVTGDLAGFVAATYLRGIPVVQVPTSYLAMIDASVGGKTGLDVRAGKNLVGAFHSPRCVIADPTVLGTLPESERAQGLVEAFKHGAILDAAYLDTLVADVPDLLAAAPAVAARAVLHSVRLKADVVTRDELEGGYRQILNFGHTLGHAIEAASDYQLGHGAAVAVGMLLETQLGEELGVTEAGTESGLRNALATLGFDASSCGHVDVEKALSYLLSDKKARSGRPRYVLLRRLGETLEGDGWSREVPDDAVRDVLSGLQ; encoded by the coding sequence ATGACCTCGGTGGAGCGGGAGGCGGTCAGCCGAGTTACGGTGGGCTCCTCTGCCGGTGAGTACCCGGTCTATGTGGGCTGCGGCGGGCTAGACGGCATCGCCGGCTATCTCGCTACGCACGCGGAGGCCCACCGCTACGCCATCATTTCGGACCACACGGTCGCGCCGTTGTATGGTCAGCGTGTGATGTCGGCCTGCATGTCGGCCGGGTATGACGCCGCGATCTATACGTTCCCAGCTGGCGAGGAGTCCAAGACGCGGAACAGCTGGTCGATCTTGACCGACGAACTCCTCGGCGATGGTCACGGCAGGGACACGGTTGTGATCGCAGTGGGTGGTGGCGTGACGGGAGATCTCGCGGGCTTCGTGGCAGCGACCTACCTCCGCGGGATTCCAGTGGTTCAGGTGCCCACGTCGTATTTGGCGATGATCGACGCGTCTGTGGGTGGAAAGACCGGACTCGATGTTCGCGCTGGGAAGAACCTCGTGGGTGCCTTCCATTCACCCCGGTGTGTCATCGCAGATCCCACGGTTTTGGGCACGCTGCCCGAATCGGAGAGGGCCCAAGGACTTGTAGAGGCCTTCAAACATGGGGCGATCTTGGATGCGGCCTATCTCGATACTCTGGTTGCAGACGTCCCTGACCTTCTCGCGGCCGCGCCGGCGGTGGCCGCTCGAGCCGTCCTCCATTCGGTGAGGCTGAAGGCCGATGTGGTCACCCGGGACGAGTTAGAAGGCGGGTATCGGCAGATCCTGAACTTCGGGCACACACTCGGTCATGCGATCGAGGCGGCGTCGGACTACCAACTTGGGCACGGAGCTGCTGTCGCCGTCGGGATGCTCTTGGAGACCCAACTTGGTGAAGAGTTGGGCGTGACCGAAGCTGGGACCGAGAGCGGCCTGAGAAATGCGCTCGCGACGCTCGGTTTCGATGCTTCATCATGCGGTCATGTAGACGTCGAAAAAGCTCTGTCCTACCTCCTTTCTGATAAGAAGGCTCGCTCGGGGAGGCCGAGGTACGTATTACTTCGGCGGTTAGGTGAGACCCTTGAAGGTGATGGGTGGAGTCGAGAGGTCCCGGATGATGCAGTCAGGGATGTCCTCAGCGGACTTCAATAG
- a CDS encoding GWxTD domain-containing protein: MNYRRGKTGGRRRAKTIGIVLCVGLLSATGFTPIDAQSHNDLFENGRTLVEDGDWREALDVWASMPDAFIGTGTSDPRVGPAFLATAVEHNAEDRFSEGTTLYLWGFSGPNLEERREDVEREAMRIVPLLSRRDSVQWMPVLSGPTKDLTLRIARFWLEHDPTPGSAVNERLVEHWQRIVTARDQYQYNRSSVYETDDRGLIFVKYGPPGTRTRGSLGASEMELKIRIPDDVTARETLRRLDPNPQFELWKYAGLTPEEFTYYLFGNVRGTGPFELVKGPLDLIGDAARSLSSASNTPGGVRAQHYLELFYYRDLAVLGGHFGRRFDQLSDLWDGFTMRRNVFGGGGRAPSAPTLESFSYRFAEQDNFDPPGVPTISIRSNYEGSARGVEMVVQAVRILDTSDQPMLVIQGLSAPRMRLSDRDRRSGYRSALRDTEHTLVVRDRELVQAGQVVQLAPAAGGGISVFHLRHPPQPMHLTLIARPIGDPVTSGDTLSLVGQGHAYVEEPLTGDPAVFEVSDISVGTPWDAAPGSMSPLPFPLLPGSTVWTGDALRVYIELYHLRTDVDEVGRYGLDFRLLPLDDVGEVRSSPEPVTLGIQLESDGPRAQRHFDMGLAGLEPGFYRLEVDATDLLIGTTITRVSQIEIIG, from the coding sequence GTGAACTATCGGCGGGGAAAGACCGGCGGACGGCGGCGCGCCAAGACGATTGGCATCGTCCTGTGCGTCGGTCTCTTGTCAGCTACTGGCTTCACACCGATCGACGCCCAATCGCATAATGACCTGTTTGAGAACGGACGGACGCTCGTGGAAGACGGCGATTGGAGGGAGGCGCTCGATGTCTGGGCATCCATGCCTGACGCGTTCATCGGAACGGGGACATCCGACCCTCGGGTCGGACCTGCTTTCCTGGCTACTGCGGTCGAGCACAACGCAGAAGACCGGTTTAGTGAAGGGACGACCTTGTACCTCTGGGGGTTTTCAGGCCCAAACCTCGAGGAGCGGCGCGAAGACGTAGAACGTGAGGCGATGCGAATCGTGCCGTTGCTTTCCCGGCGCGACTCAGTTCAGTGGATGCCCGTCCTGAGCGGGCCAACCAAAGACCTCACGCTACGGATCGCGCGGTTCTGGCTCGAGCACGATCCAACGCCCGGTTCCGCGGTCAATGAGCGTCTCGTGGAGCACTGGCAACGCATCGTCACGGCGAGGGACCAGTACCAGTACAATCGTTCGAGTGTGTACGAAACGGACGACCGTGGGCTCATCTTTGTGAAGTACGGGCCACCAGGCACTCGTACCCGTGGGAGCCTCGGGGCCAGCGAGATGGAGCTCAAGATCAGGATCCCGGACGACGTGACAGCTCGAGAAACGCTGCGCCGTCTGGACCCGAACCCACAGTTTGAGCTTTGGAAGTACGCCGGACTTACCCCCGAAGAATTCACTTACTACCTGTTCGGCAACGTGCGTGGAACAGGCCCCTTCGAGCTCGTAAAGGGCCCTCTGGACCTGATCGGTGACGCCGCGCGATCGCTCTCATCCGCATCCAACACACCAGGTGGGGTGAGGGCTCAGCACTACCTCGAGTTGTTCTACTACCGAGACCTGGCCGTGCTCGGCGGTCACTTCGGGCGTCGCTTCGACCAATTGTCCGACCTCTGGGACGGATTCACGATGCGCCGGAACGTCTTCGGTGGCGGTGGACGGGCACCCTCGGCTCCAACCCTGGAATCCTTCAGCTATCGCTTCGCTGAACAGGATAACTTCGATCCTCCAGGTGTACCGACAATATCAATTCGGTCCAACTACGAAGGGTCGGCGCGCGGCGTGGAAATGGTAGTCCAGGCCGTGCGGATCCTAGACACCAGTGACCAACCGATGCTGGTGATCCAAGGGTTATCGGCACCTCGCATGCGCCTCTCGGACCGAGACCGCCGCTCAGGATATCGCTCTGCGCTACGCGACACCGAACACACACTTGTCGTGCGCGACCGAGAGCTGGTCCAAGCAGGCCAAGTTGTCCAGTTGGCCCCGGCGGCCGGCGGAGGCATTTCGGTATTCCACCTGAGGCACCCGCCGCAACCCATGCACCTGACCTTGATCGCGCGGCCCATTGGAGATCCGGTCACCAGTGGGGACACCCTCTCATTGGTGGGCCAAGGACATGCTTATGTGGAGGAGCCGCTAACCGGGGATCCGGCGGTCTTCGAGGTGAGTGACATCTCCGTCGGCACCCCCTGGGACGCTGCCCCGGGAAGCATGAGCCCCCTACCCTTCCCACTCCTACCCGGCTCTACGGTCTGGACCGGTGACGCCCTGAGGGTCTACATCGAGCTGTACCATCTCCGAACTGATGTGGACGAAGTGGGCCGGTACGGACTGGACTTCCGACTCTTGCCGCTCGACGACGTGGGAGAAGTCCGCTCGTCGCCGGAACCAGTGACGTTGGGTATCCAACTGGAATCCGACGGACCGCGGGCTCAGCGTCACTTCGACATGGGTCTCGCGGGCCTCGAGCCGGGTTTCTACCGACTCGAGGTCGACGCTACCGATCTGTTGATCGGCACGACGATCACCCGCGTGAGCCAAATCGAGATTATCGGATGA
- a CDS encoding SusC/RagA family TonB-linked outer membrane protein translates to MKLWGKCIPIAAAGAMVFALSAPPAQAQSTGTVTGTVVDAASGRTLESAQVYIPSLNMGGLSNQQGRFLILNVPTGSHDLRVELIGYSGATESMTVTAGQTTTIEMRLTGSALRLQELVVTGVAGATPRIKLPFTVEKVDFTEMPVPAASADGLLAGKVAGVKVVSTSGKPGDEAQMMFRGPTSITGSQSPLVIIDGVITDNTMADIDALDVESIEIVKGAAAASLYGSRASNGVIQIRTRRGSGLNIDQARITVRNEYGQGALGNQIDLSTHHPYKLNASGDFVDGSGNIIDLQDPDSGDPTLDDGGTPDTAFQDNAYPGVLYDQINRLFKPGDNYTNYVAVEGRTGTTNYRASFSNAAERGVIDGNDGFDRRTFRLNLDHQVRDNFDIALNTYYAKSHQDEMPGSAFFNITFMGPQIDLTKRNPNDQLCPKAAELGGCLFINPDPRANQENPLYAVENRDLNDDRQRFMAAVDARWSPASWFDLEANYSVDRYDFHRMNITPLNYANSQGGPQQPIVRDKGDMTRSNNLNNDINASLTASFNRAFGDLTVRTKARYLLEDQHSESFSVTGQDFSVGSVPSFDNIAGGTNATSSITDVVSQGYFFITALDYQGKYIGDFLVRRDGSSLFGPKERWQTYFRAAAAWRVAQEDWWPVDAINEFKLRYSIGTAGGRPRFASQYETYSVSAGVITPRTLGNAQLKPELSTEQEFGLEMVLWNKVAATFTYVDNKVEDQLLNVPLPGYAGFQSQWQNAGTLESNTFEASLETSIINRPDLSWSTRINFDRTTQEITYLNRPAYRSGPRYIREGEALGTYYGDRWTKDCSTMAAGTDCSQYQVNDDGYLVYVGAGNSYQDGIAKGLWGTTGPNGEKWGRPIKDRDEDGNPFLFLGVGVPDYNLNWANTFRAGNLQATILLDGEFGTDKYNGTRQWALREWRGGEVDQNGKADGLKKPVAYYSDLYNVNQDNSHYVEDGTYIKIREVSLRYTLDQSMLSRIGGGMGLESAALSITGRNLLTFTDYLGYDPEVGGIVGGDDAYQYPNFRTITAVLELIF, encoded by the coding sequence ATGAAGCTTTGGGGTAAGTGCATTCCTATAGCGGCGGCAGGAGCGATGGTCTTCGCTTTATCCGCCCCGCCGGCTCAGGCGCAGTCGACCGGTACCGTTACAGGTACTGTTGTTGACGCGGCGAGCGGGCGCACATTGGAATCAGCTCAGGTCTACATTCCGTCGCTCAATATGGGCGGACTGTCGAACCAACAGGGCAGGTTTCTCATTCTCAACGTACCAACGGGCTCACACGACCTTCGTGTTGAGTTGATCGGGTACAGCGGAGCCACCGAGAGTATGACGGTGACCGCTGGACAGACCACGACCATTGAAATGCGGCTGACCGGCAGTGCCCTGCGTTTGCAGGAGCTGGTGGTGACGGGTGTTGCAGGTGCGACACCCCGCATCAAGCTGCCGTTCACAGTGGAAAAGGTCGACTTCACTGAGATGCCTGTTCCGGCTGCTTCGGCTGACGGGCTTCTCGCGGGTAAAGTCGCTGGTGTGAAAGTTGTGAGCACCAGCGGTAAGCCCGGTGACGAAGCGCAGATGATGTTCCGTGGCCCCACGTCGATTACTGGCTCGCAGTCTCCGCTGGTCATCATTGATGGTGTCATCACGGATAACACCATGGCCGACATCGACGCACTTGACGTCGAGTCCATAGAAATCGTGAAAGGTGCGGCGGCAGCCTCGCTCTACGGCTCGCGTGCTTCGAACGGCGTCATTCAGATCCGGACCCGTCGTGGTTCAGGTCTGAACATCGACCAAGCGCGGATCACCGTCCGTAACGAATACGGCCAGGGCGCGCTCGGCAATCAGATTGACCTTTCCACCCACCACCCTTACAAGCTGAACGCTTCCGGTGACTTCGTCGATGGCAGTGGTAACATCATCGATCTGCAGGATCCGGACTCTGGGGATCCTACGCTCGACGATGGTGGTACGCCTGACACGGCGTTCCAGGACAACGCGTATCCCGGCGTGTTGTACGACCAGATCAACCGGCTCTTCAAGCCGGGCGACAACTACACGAACTACGTTGCCGTTGAAGGGCGTACCGGTACGACGAACTACCGCGCGTCGTTCTCGAACGCGGCTGAGAGAGGTGTTATCGATGGGAATGACGGTTTCGACCGTCGTACCTTCCGCCTCAACCTCGATCACCAGGTTCGTGACAACTTCGACATCGCGCTCAACACGTACTACGCGAAGTCGCACCAGGACGAAATGCCTGGTAGCGCGTTCTTCAACATCACGTTCATGGGTCCGCAGATCGATTTGACCAAGCGGAACCCGAACGACCAGTTGTGCCCGAAAGCTGCAGAGTTGGGCGGTTGCCTCTTCATCAACCCGGATCCTCGGGCGAATCAAGAAAACCCGCTCTACGCGGTTGAGAACCGGGACCTGAATGATGACCGTCAGCGCTTCATGGCTGCGGTTGACGCACGCTGGTCCCCGGCTTCCTGGTTCGATCTCGAGGCCAACTACAGCGTGGACCGGTACGATTTCCACCGGATGAACATCACGCCGTTGAACTATGCGAACTCGCAGGGTGGGCCGCAGCAGCCGATCGTGCGAGATAAGGGTGACATGACCCGTTCAAACAATCTGAACAACGACATCAACGCGTCGTTGACGGCGTCGTTCAACCGCGCGTTTGGGGACCTCACCGTGCGCACGAAGGCGCGGTACCTGCTTGAGGACCAGCACTCTGAGAGCTTCTCGGTCACAGGCCAGGACTTCTCGGTCGGAAGCGTTCCTTCGTTTGACAACATCGCTGGTGGTACGAACGCTACGTCCAGCATCACGGACGTGGTCTCGCAGGGCTACTTCTTCATCACGGCCCTTGATTACCAGGGTAAGTACATTGGTGACTTCCTCGTCCGTCGCGACGGTTCGTCGCTGTTCGGTCCCAAGGAGCGTTGGCAGACGTACTTCCGTGCAGCCGCTGCATGGCGGGTTGCGCAGGAAGACTGGTGGCCCGTTGACGCGATCAACGAGTTCAAACTTCGCTACTCGATCGGTACGGCCGGTGGTCGTCCTCGTTTCGCGAGCCAGTACGAGACCTACAGCGTGTCAGCAGGTGTGATCACGCCGCGGACGCTCGGTAACGCGCAGCTGAAGCCTGAGCTGTCGACCGAGCAGGAATTCGGTCTCGAGATGGTCCTCTGGAACAAGGTTGCGGCCACGTTCACTTACGTGGACAACAAGGTTGAGGATCAGCTCCTCAACGTGCCGCTCCCCGGTTATGCTGGCTTCCAGAGCCAGTGGCAGAACGCCGGTACGCTCGAGAGCAACACCTTCGAAGCGTCTCTAGAGACCTCGATCATCAACCGCCCGGATCTGAGTTGGTCGACACGCATCAACTTCGACCGCACAACCCAGGAAATCACGTACCTCAATCGTCCGGCATACCGCTCCGGTCCGCGTTACATCCGTGAGGGTGAAGCGCTCGGTACGTACTATGGTGATCGCTGGACGAAAGATTGCAGCACAATGGCTGCTGGAACGGACTGCTCGCAGTACCAGGTCAACGACGACGGTTATCTCGTATACGTCGGCGCCGGCAACAGCTACCAGGACGGCATCGCCAAGGGTCTGTGGGGAACCACGGGTCCGAACGGCGAAAAATGGGGCCGCCCAATCAAGGACCGTGATGAGGACGGAAACCCGTTCCTCTTCCTTGGTGTTGGTGTCCCTGACTACAACTTGAACTGGGCCAACACGTTCCGCGCCGGCAACCTGCAGGCGACGATTCTGCTTGATGGCGAGTTCGGTACGGACAAGTACAACGGTACGCGCCAGTGGGCGTTGCGTGAGTGGCGCGGCGGGGAGGTCGACCAGAACGGTAAGGCCGACGGTCTGAAGAAGCCGGTAGCGTACTACTCCGATCTCTACAACGTGAACCAGGACAACAGCCACTACGTTGAAGACGGCACCTACATCAAGATTCGTGAGGTGTCCCTCCGGTACACGCTGGACCAGTCAATGCTTTCGCGGATTGGTGGGGGCATGGGCCTCGAATCCGCCGCACTTTCGATCACAGGCCGCAACCTGCTGACGTTCACCGATTATTTGGGTTACGACCCAGAAGTCGGTGGGATCGTTGGTGGTGACGACGCCTATCAGTACCCGAACTTCCGTACGATTACGGCAGTTCTGGAACTGATCTTCTAG
- a CDS encoding PBP1A family penicillin-binding protein, whose amino-acid sequence MAKFWHPRAYLSGVTFAGMLGLGGAWGSWQNMCVGDACPSIAQIRTFEHQQTSKLLSHDGRQIGELGIEKRTPVSIHAIPEYVPQAVVAIEDKRFYDHGGFDPIGFARAIVGELTFRNLGGGSTITQQLARNLFDEIGFRRRYIRKAREIQVALDIERSYTKDQILEAYLNEIYMGRGNLYGFQNAAQYYVGKNVTDLNPAEGALLAAILNRPAAYDPFRHPDLAKARRDRVLALMAAEGFLSEEEAARWQRFPLPDTESSGPGTSIAPYFEEWVRQILQDRFGDEIYRSGLRVYTTLDVGMQKAAREAMEWGWAKIEADSVRFKHPRYAEYDTVSSFPGSSPYLQGAFVALDPENGHVRALIGGRNYQQSKFDRARLAQRQAGSSFKPFVYTSAIASGLPASHIVVDAPVVYSQVSGEDWRPANFGNEFQGPITIREGMYRSVNMVAIKLGWEEVGIETVAQTARRMGIQTEIERFPSTTIGAAEVIPIQVAEAYSAFPNIGTKVRPFPVLRVEDADGNLLWEPQPERTQVLDSLVTRIMVSMLEDVVTRGTGYAAIRLNAGLPREVPAGGKTGTTNDGTDIWFTGFTPNLLASVWFGMDNPVPIFELGPGLGVATGAVLPAPVWGEFMRRVYLGTEGDEDNGVEERLPLLPIPERWPLLPGLNAVLVDRQTGKLASRWCPEDEQYLEYYIPGTEPTEFCDRSNRRFRVPRIR is encoded by the coding sequence ATGGCCAAGTTCTGGCACCCACGGGCTTACCTTTCCGGCGTGACCTTCGCGGGGATGTTGGGACTAGGGGGCGCATGGGGCTCTTGGCAGAACATGTGCGTAGGGGATGCATGCCCTTCGATCGCGCAGATTAGGACATTCGAGCACCAGCAAACCAGTAAGCTGCTGAGCCATGACGGACGGCAGATCGGGGAGCTGGGGATCGAAAAGCGCACGCCAGTGTCGATCCACGCCATTCCCGAGTATGTCCCTCAGGCTGTAGTTGCGATTGAAGACAAACGCTTCTACGACCACGGCGGCTTCGACCCCATCGGCTTCGCACGGGCGATCGTCGGCGAACTCACCTTCCGAAACCTGGGTGGGGGAAGCACCATCACCCAGCAGCTCGCTCGAAACCTCTTTGACGAGATCGGCTTCCGAAGGAGGTACATAAGGAAGGCCCGAGAGATTCAGGTCGCGCTCGACATCGAGCGCTCCTATACCAAGGATCAAATCCTCGAGGCGTATCTCAATGAGATCTACATGGGGCGTGGGAACCTGTATGGCTTTCAGAACGCCGCTCAATACTACGTTGGCAAAAACGTTACGGATCTGAACCCTGCGGAAGGGGCCCTACTCGCCGCCATCCTCAACCGCCCGGCTGCGTACGACCCATTTCGGCACCCGGACCTGGCAAAGGCCCGCCGCGATAGGGTTTTAGCACTGATGGCTGCCGAAGGATTCCTCTCCGAAGAGGAAGCGGCTCGATGGCAGCGGTTCCCGCTTCCCGACACGGAGTCGTCCGGGCCTGGGACGTCCATCGCACCCTACTTCGAGGAATGGGTGCGGCAAATTCTCCAGGACCGCTTCGGCGACGAGATCTACCGAAGCGGGCTAAGAGTCTATACCACCCTCGATGTCGGGATGCAGAAGGCGGCTCGCGAGGCGATGGAATGGGGTTGGGCCAAGATCGAAGCGGATTCTGTTCGATTCAAACATCCACGCTACGCGGAATACGACACAGTTTCGTCGTTCCCAGGCTCCTCGCCGTACTTGCAAGGCGCCTTCGTCGCCCTTGACCCCGAGAACGGGCACGTTCGTGCGCTGATTGGGGGCAGGAATTACCAGCAATCGAAGTTCGATCGGGCCCGGCTCGCTCAGCGCCAGGCTGGCTCGTCCTTTAAGCCCTTCGTCTATACATCAGCGATCGCGAGCGGGCTCCCAGCGTCGCATATCGTTGTCGATGCACCGGTCGTTTACTCTCAGGTCAGCGGAGAAGACTGGAGGCCGGCCAACTTTGGCAACGAATTCCAGGGCCCAATCACCATCCGCGAGGGCATGTATCGCTCGGTCAACATGGTCGCGATCAAGCTGGGTTGGGAGGAAGTCGGCATCGAGACGGTTGCGCAAACCGCCCGGCGCATGGGAATCCAAACAGAAATCGAGCGATTCCCCTCGACCACCATCGGTGCCGCGGAGGTGATCCCGATCCAGGTTGCTGAGGCCTACTCGGCATTCCCGAACATCGGCACCAAGGTCCGGCCCTTCCCCGTCCTGCGCGTCGAAGATGCCGATGGGAATCTGTTGTGGGAGCCACAGCCCGAGCGTACACAAGTGCTCGACAGCCTTGTGACTCGCATCATGGTATCGATGCTCGAGGATGTGGTGACGCGCGGGACTGGGTACGCGGCGATCCGCCTGAACGCGGGACTCCCTCGTGAGGTCCCGGCAGGCGGCAAGACGGGTACAACGAACGACGGCACCGACATTTGGTTCACCGGGTTCACGCCGAACCTACTGGCGTCGGTCTGGTTCGGGATGGACAACCCGGTTCCGATTTTCGAGTTGGGACCAGGATTGGGGGTGGCCACAGGCGCAGTCCTGCCTGCCCCCGTTTGGGGCGAATTCATGCGGCGGGTCTATCTCGGCACCGAGGGCGACGAAGATAACGGCGTGGAAGAGCGCCTCCCGCTCCTACCGATCCCGGAACGTTGGCCGCTCTTGCCTGGTTTGAATGCCGTCCTGGTGGACCGCCAGACCGGCAAGCTCGCGTCGCGGTGGTGTCCCGAGGACGAGCAGTACCTCGAGTACTACATCCCGGGAACCGAACCGACCGAGTTCTGCGATCGATCCAATCGCCGCTTCAGGGTGCCGCGCATCCGCTGA
- a CDS encoding thymidine phosphorylase gives MAPAQVIERKRDGERIESATLEAFLAAYMDGSVPDYQMSALLMAIYFNGLDAEEMDVFVRCMLASGTSLDLTYLDAPRVDKHSTGGVGDKVSIALAPLVASLGVFVPMMSGRGLGHTTGTLDKLEAIPGFVTELSLAESKRVLEEVGCAMFGQSAEIAPLDKRLYALRDVTATVPVRPLIAASIMSKKLAEGLTGLLLDVKVGSGAFLPEVDRAFELAEAMVGIGTTRDLPTVALMTAMDRPLGAAVGNGLETMEAIHCLQGDGPPDLRALVLRQAAEMLMLADSALEPGLAMDRAESALDSGSALERFVRLVEAQGGDAGVVDEPTTLATATVRREVRAAQGGTVGCVEPRVLGQAVVALGGGRRRMDQEIDLGVGFEVLARVGDDVGVGDLLAVVHAADESGADIGEQAIRVSVQVGDGDPEPQRPLVSHIVDAAGIRPA, from the coding sequence ATGGCCCCCGCGCAGGTCATCGAACGAAAGCGGGACGGTGAGCGGATTGAATCTGCCACCCTCGAAGCGTTTCTCGCCGCATATATGGACGGCAGTGTGCCCGACTATCAGATGTCGGCTCTACTTATGGCCATCTACTTCAATGGGCTGGACGCCGAAGAGATGGACGTGTTCGTGCGGTGTATGCTGGCATCGGGAACCTCTCTGGATCTTACGTACCTGGATGCGCCGCGCGTCGACAAACATTCGACCGGTGGCGTCGGGGACAAGGTCTCGATCGCGCTAGCGCCATTGGTGGCGTCCTTGGGCGTCTTCGTCCCGATGATGTCGGGGCGAGGTTTGGGGCACACGACGGGGACACTCGACAAACTCGAGGCAATTCCCGGGTTCGTTACGGAACTCTCGCTCGCAGAATCGAAGCGGGTACTCGAGGAGGTGGGCTGCGCCATGTTCGGGCAGAGCGCAGAGATCGCCCCCCTCGACAAGCGTCTCTACGCGCTTAGAGACGTTACAGCGACGGTGCCCGTGCGACCGTTGATCGCTGCCAGCATCATGAGCAAGAAGCTCGCAGAGGGGCTGACAGGCTTGCTCTTGGATGTGAAGGTCGGATCGGGGGCGTTTCTCCCTGAAGTGGATCGAGCTTTCGAACTGGCTGAGGCCATGGTTGGGATCGGCACGACGCGGGATCTCCCCACAGTGGCCCTCATGACCGCAATGGATCGTCCGCTGGGAGCGGCCGTGGGGAATGGCCTCGAGACCATGGAGGCGATCCACTGTCTGCAGGGGGACGGCCCTCCCGATCTCAGGGCTCTAGTCCTTCGACAGGCGGCAGAGATGCTGATGCTCGCTGACAGTGCTCTCGAGCCGGGCCTCGCGATGGATCGGGCCGAGTCGGCCTTGGACTCGGGCTCAGCTCTCGAGCGGTTTGTTCGTTTGGTCGAGGCGCAGGGAGGCGATGCCGGTGTGGTTGACGAGCCGACGACTCTGGCTACAGCCACCGTACGGCGTGAAGTGCGCGCGGCGCAGGGTGGGACCGTAGGCTGTGTGGAACCGAGAGTGTTAGGGCAGGCAGTGGTAGCCCTCGGCGGCGGTAGGCGACGAATGGACCAGGAGATCGACTTGGGTGTGGGCTTCGAGGTCCTTGCCCGCGTCGGCGACGACGTAGGCGTTGGCGACCTCCTCGCAGTGGTGCACGCTGCTGATGAATCTGGGGCCGATATCGGCGAACAGGCGATTAGGGTGTCCGTCCAGGTTGGCGACGGTGACCCCGAGCCGCAGCGACCCCTCGTTTCTCACATCGTTGACGCCGCCGGAATTCGTCCGGCCTGA
- a CDS encoding 4-vinyl reductase, translating into MEATTAAIREIAVPVSIFTTLRDELSKEAGPLAAIHALHHAGYEAGVTAGTTFGGTDQVGGMSQAAFWKELGDFFSRRGWGTLAPDGEAQSVGLLASPDWVEADPTIGDPEASCSFSTGFLSGLMSSVAGGPVAVLEVECRSRGDARCGFAFGSEASIHSLYGQLVDGTDLDAALSAL; encoded by the coding sequence ATGGAAGCGACCACAGCTGCGATTCGCGAGATCGCAGTCCCGGTATCGATCTTCACGACATTGAGGGATGAACTATCGAAGGAAGCGGGGCCTTTGGCGGCCATCCATGCGCTGCACCACGCCGGCTACGAGGCTGGAGTGACTGCAGGGACGACGTTTGGTGGTACGGACCAAGTCGGCGGCATGAGTCAGGCCGCGTTCTGGAAGGAGCTGGGCGATTTCTTTTCCCGCCGCGGCTGGGGCACGCTAGCTCCGGATGGCGAAGCCCAAAGCGTCGGGCTTCTCGCAAGCCCGGACTGGGTCGAGGCCGATCCCACAATAGGTGATCCCGAAGCCAGTTGCTCGTTCAGTACCGGATTCCTATCTGGCTTGATGTCCTCTGTCGCAGGCGGCCCGGTCGCCGTACTCGAGGTCGAATGCAGGAGCCGTGGAGATGCGCGGTGTGGTTTCGCGTTTGGCTCCGAGGCCTCCATCCACTCGCTGTACGGCCAGCTCGTCGACGGGACGGACCTTGACGCCGCCCTGTCGGCGCTCTAG
- the ruvX gene encoding Holliday junction resolvase RuvX — protein sequence MRVLGVDFGEKRIGLALSDPTGTIATPLETLVRRAGKRVPFGKMESIGRENKAKHLVVGLPLGLDGNENEWCATIRDVGERLAARLGVDVAFVDERMTSVRAERAIRSIGLSKSALKDKRRIDAAAAQLILQSWLDQQGTIR from the coding sequence GTGCGCGTTCTCGGCGTCGACTTCGGCGAAAAACGAATCGGCCTCGCGCTGAGCGACCCGACAGGTACGATCGCGACCCCGCTCGAGACGCTGGTACGTCGCGCCGGCAAGCGCGTGCCCTTCGGAAAAATGGAATCCATTGGACGTGAGAACAAAGCGAAGCACCTCGTCGTCGGGCTTCCGCTCGGCTTGGACGGAAATGAAAACGAATGGTGCGCTACCATTCGAGATGTGGGGGAGAGACTCGCGGCACGGCTCGGCGTGGACGTCGCTTTTGTCGACGAACGTATGACGTCGGTCAGGGCGGAGCGGGCGATCCGGTCCATCGGGCTGAGCAAGAGTGCGCTGAAAGACAAGCGGCGCATTGATGCGGCTGCAGCACAGCTGATTCTACAGTCTTGGCTGGACCAACAGGGGACGATCCGATGA